A genomic stretch from Deltaproteobacteria bacterium includes:
- a CDS encoding DUF134 domain-containing protein: MPRSPKCRIISREPDISFFKPKGIPLRNLVEITLTCDGLEALKLVDVLGLDQETAASQMGVSRQTFGRILSEARRTVATAIVSGYALRITGGHYHVGGMGNE, encoded by the coding sequence ATGCCCAGATCCCCCAAGTGCCGCATCATTTCGCGTGAGCCGGACATATCGTTCTTCAAGCCCAAGGGCATCCCGCTCAGAAATCTCGTGGAGATCACCCTAACCTGCGATGGTCTCGAGGCATTGAAGCTCGTGGACGTGCTCGGGCTCGATCAGGAAACCGCCGCATCCCAGATGGGGGTTTCGCGCCAGACCTTCGGCCGCATCCTCTCCGAGGCACGGCGGACGGTCGCCACGGCTATCGTCTCCGGATATGCCCTGAGGATCACGGGAGGACACTACCATGTCGGAGGTATGGGGAATGAGTGA
- a CDS encoding ABC transporter ATP-binding protein, with protein sequence MSEAIPVISISGLAKTYRSNENVVPVLRDVTMEIHRGEVVAIVGASGVGKTTLLHILGTLDHPSSGTVLHFGENVFSWPDRALSRFRNEKIGFVFQFHRLLPEFTALENVMLPCLVARVPRREAAEKAEAILRELGMGERLGHRTGQLSGGEQQRVALARAMVRDPSIILADEPTGNLDETTGRKVADLFFSMNKRYSLTMVIVTHNLALAERMDRRLGLRDGQVRELEASELKAFGVGNK encoded by the coding sequence ATGAGTGAGGCGATTCCTGTCATCTCCATCTCCGGCTTGGCGAAGACATACCGAAGCAATGAAAACGTGGTGCCGGTCTTGAGGGATGTCACTATGGAAATCCACCGAGGAGAGGTGGTTGCCATTGTCGGGGCATCGGGCGTGGGCAAGACAACCCTTCTCCACATCCTGGGCACCCTTGACCATCCGTCGTCCGGCACTGTACTCCATTTCGGAGAAAACGTCTTTTCCTGGCCTGACAGGGCCCTTTCCCGGTTCAGAAACGAAAAAATCGGGTTCGTCTTCCAGTTTCATCGTCTCCTTCCCGAATTTACAGCCCTTGAAAACGTGATGCTCCCCTGCCTGGTCGCGAGGGTCCCCAGACGTGAGGCGGCAGAAAAGGCCGAAGCCATACTTCGGGAACTCGGAATGGGAGAAAGGCTCGGCCACCGGACCGGACAACTCTCCGGAGGAGAACAGCAACGCGTCGCCCTTGCCCGGGCGATGGTCCGCGATCCTTCCATCATCCTCGCTGACGAGCCCACGGGCAATCTGGACGAAACCACGGGCCGAAAGGTCGCGGACCTTTTCTTTTCCATGAACAAAAGGTATTCCCTAACCATGGTGATCGTCACCCACAACCTCGCGCTCGCTGAACGGATGGACCGGCGTCTCGGCCTCAGGGACGGGCAGGTCCGGGAACTCGAAGCCAGCGAGCTCAAGGCCTTTGGAGTCGGAAACAAATGA
- the hisC gene encoding histidinol-phosphate transaminase yields MNDSETQPSWDIPDYLASLVPYPPGKPIEELEREYGIRDIVKLASNENPLGPSPRAVEAVGNALTHLHRYPDGSAHDLKQAIAARYGLKPEGIVLGNGSNELIELLVRVFVRVGDAVVSSEPSFLVYRKVVQAAGGENVIVPLADLHHDLTSIARAVTKRTRIIFLDNPNNPTGTVIPPEQFETFLAGLPGDVVVVLDEAYMEFVDTPSVTVQGVSILGKDPRIVVLRTFSKAYGLAGLRVGYGLMSPDLATFLERVRQPFNVNSLAQAGALAALEDAAHLKATIELTRKAKTYLTESLRGIGCTVYPSNTNFVLVDVKRDAKMVFEMMLRQGVIVRAMGAYGFPTHIRITAGLPRENERCVTALEKVLGILKQ; encoded by the coding sequence ATGAACGACTCAGAGACTCAACCTTCCTGGGACATCCCCGATTATCTCGCCAGCCTTGTGCCTTATCCCCCCGGAAAACCCATAGAGGAATTGGAACGCGAATACGGGATACGGGACATCGTCAAGCTCGCATCGAATGAGAACCCGCTCGGCCCTTCACCGAGGGCCGTCGAGGCCGTTGGAAATGCCCTCACGCACCTCCACCGGTACCCGGACGGAAGCGCCCACGACCTCAAGCAGGCGATCGCAGCGCGTTACGGACTGAAGCCCGAAGGCATCGTCCTTGGAAACGGTTCCAACGAACTCATCGAACTCCTCGTGCGGGTATTCGTCCGCGTCGGAGACGCCGTGGTCAGCAGTGAGCCAAGTTTTCTCGTCTACCGCAAGGTTGTCCAGGCGGCAGGAGGCGAAAACGTGATCGTTCCGCTTGCCGATCTCCACCACGACCTCACCTCCATCGCCCGTGCCGTGACAAAAAGGACGCGGATCATCTTTCTCGACAACCCCAACAACCCCACTGGAACAGTGATCCCCCCTGAACAATTCGAGACCTTTCTTGCCGGGCTGCCCGGTGACGTGGTCGTCGTCCTCGACGAGGCCTACATGGAGTTTGTGGACACACCCTCGGTAACGGTCCAGGGCGTCTCTATTCTCGGCAAGGACCCGCGCATCGTGGTCCTCCGCACCTTTTCCAAGGCCTACGGACTCGCCGGTCTGCGGGTAGGCTACGGCCTCATGTCTCCGGATCTGGCGACCTTTCTCGAAAGGGTCCGCCAGCCCTTCAACGTCAACTCCCTTGCCCAGGCAGGCGCCCTGGCGGCCCTGGAAGATGCCGCGCACCTCAAGGCGACCATCGAACTCACCCGGAAGGCAAAGACATATCTCACAGAAAGTCTCCGTGGGATCGGCTGCACCGTGTACCCTTCTAATACGAATTTCGTTCTCGTCGATGTGAAAAGGGATGCAAAAATGGTCTTTGAAATGATGCTTCGCCAGGGTGTTATAGTGCGGGCCATGGGCGCATACGGTTTCCCCACACACATCAGGATCACCGCTGGCCTTCCCAGAGAGAACGAGCGTTGCGTGACAGCCCTCGAAAAGGTCCTGGGCATTCTGAAACAGTAG
- a CDS encoding DHH family phosphoesterase produces the protein MDKKFQHPSSTRNLTYGARLRAFLQLFKRDDRVLVVIVADPDSMASAFAVKRLLARRVDDVTIAHPNEIKRVNNIAMRDLLKIPLQRLKSVKKASFTKFVLLDSQPTHLPELLDFSYDAVIDHHPYTTGWEAGFVDIRTEYGATASMLVEYLKAANIRPSVALATALFYGIKVDTQNFAKKAILSDVLCFQYLFKLINQNLLSRIENADIRRSELRFFRTALDQAKISQNRIYAHLGKVPNPDILVVIADFFAHVHDIGWVIVSGRYGDKLVVIFRSDGYKKDAGKLASKAFGEVGSAGGHRQSARAEIPLKNLPEDFIEGMNTAQLQRFVKKHL, from the coding sequence ATGGATAAGAAATTCCAGCATCCTTCGTCGACGAGAAATCTCACCTATGGGGCGCGACTCAGGGCCTTTCTTCAGCTCTTCAAACGGGATGACCGTGTCCTCGTTGTCATAGTAGCTGACCCCGATTCCATGGCGAGCGCCTTTGCCGTCAAGCGTCTCCTCGCCCGCCGCGTCGACGATGTCACCATCGCGCATCCCAACGAAATCAAACGGGTGAACAACATCGCCATGCGCGATCTTCTCAAGATCCCTCTGCAGCGGCTCAAGTCCGTGAAAAAGGCCTCTTTTACCAAGTTCGTTCTCCTCGATTCCCAGCCCACACACCTGCCGGAACTTTTGGATTTTTCCTATGATGCGGTTATAGACCACCATCCCTATACCACAGGTTGGGAGGCGGGTTTTGTGGATATTCGAACCGAATATGGGGCAACCGCCTCCATGTTGGTCGAGTATCTCAAGGCTGCCAATATTCGTCCGTCCGTTGCCCTCGCAACCGCCCTTTTTTATGGGATAAAGGTGGATACCCAGAATTTTGCCAAAAAGGCGATCCTTTCGGATGTCCTCTGTTTCCAGTATTTGTTCAAGCTCATCAACCAGAATCTCCTAAGCCGGATAGAGAACGCCGACATCCGGCGTTCCGAACTCAGGTTCTTTCGGACCGCCCTCGATCAGGCGAAGATCAGTCAGAACAGGATTTATGCCCACCTTGGCAAGGTACCGAACCCGGATATCCTTGTCGTCATCGCGGATTTTTTCGCCCATGTTCACGATATCGGCTGGGTAATCGTCTCTGGAAGGTACGGAGACAAGCTCGTGGTCATCTTTCGCTCGGACGGATACAAAAAGGACGCGGGAAAGCTTGCATCCAAGGCCTTTGGTGAGGTGGGCTCGGCAGGCGGGCACCGTCAGAGCGCCAGGGCCGAGATCCCTCTCAAAAACCTCCCCGAGGATTTCATCGAGGGCATGAACACCGCCCAATTACAGCGTTTTGTGAAAAAACACCTGTGA